From one Neovison vison isolate M4711 chromosome 1, ASM_NN_V1, whole genome shotgun sequence genomic stretch:
- the LOC122897992 gene encoding eukaryotic translation initiation factor 4E-like, with protein sequence MATVEPETTPTPNPPPTEEEKTESNQEVANPEHYIKHPLQNRWALWFFKNDKSKTWQANLRLISKFDTVEDFWALYNHIQLSSNLMPGCDYSLFKDGIEPMWEDEKNKRGGRWLITLNKQQRRSDLDRFWLETLLCLIGESFDDYSDDVCGAVVNVRAKGDKIAIWTTECENREAVTHIGRVYKERLGLSPKIVIGYQSHAERLHH encoded by the coding sequence ATGGCGACTGTGGAACCGGAAACCACCCCTACTCCTAATCCCCCGCctacagaagaagagaaaacagaatctaATCAGGAGGTTGCTAACCCAGAACACTATATTAAACATCCTTTACAGAACAGATGGGCactctggttttttaaaaatgataaaagcaaaACTTGGCAAGCAAACCTTCGGCTGATCTCTAAGTTTGATACTGTTGAAGACTTTTGGGCTCTGTACAACCACATCCAATTGTCTAGTAATTTAATGCCTGGCTGTGACTACTCACTTTTTAAGGATGGTATTGAGCCTATGTGggaagatgagaaaaacaaacgAGGAGGACGATGGCTAATTACGTTGAACAAGCAGCAGAGACGAAGTGACCTGGATCGCTTTTGGCTAGAGACACTGCTGTGCCTTATTGGAGAATCTTTTGATGACTACAGTGATGATGTATGTGGAGCTGTTGTTAATGTTAGAGCTAAAGGTGATAAGATAGCAATATGGACTACTGAATGTGAAAACAGAGAGGCTGTTACACATATAGGGAGGGTATACAAGGAAAGGTTAGGACTTTCTCCAAAGATAGTGATTGGTTATCAGTCCCATGCAGAGCGGCTCCACCACTAA